A region of the Cydia fagiglandana chromosome 20, ilCydFagi1.1, whole genome shotgun sequence genome:
tttattgtggttatcagatcacaattttatagtcacgccccagcagggaaccaagggaaagttcagatatttaattaaaatacatgaatacctcctaaaataggtgttccgcaataatttaattatattattatattataatatattcattatccattagcatttcaattatgtttatgtttaacgaagatattgaagcttcaattaatcgctatttcgttccgctgtgtagcgtttatcgatatataacatgattaatatcgacttttcacatccctaaaagagcacacatatacgcttttacgcacacatacacagcctgggcgcatcaagaaaggcaacacttgatttgaagtccaccttgtcaacagtatggttgtccttttttgacaaacggcattttaaaagagcgaggagagagaaatgatactagttgctgcgtcgtgaaagagaacagaaaacgttgggcccttggtttatatccccctaaatttagtggtaaaaccactaagttggcatccctgCCGTTTTGTCTGTCAATGTCAACGCTGCCGTTTCATTTCTGCTActatttaaaattacatttttatttaacattgcctttaaaaaaatgGACACTATCATCAAAGTCATCCTGTATGGAACATAACGTTGTCTTCAGTTTTTAAGGACACAAAAACGTTTTTTGCACAGTTAGcggttaaactcaaaaaacgCCCCATGTCGCTCCACTGACACCTGTCACATCAAGTATCTGTCACCGCGACGTCACTGCCTGCATTGGCACAAGCAGTTCGCAAATAAGGACTCTCTCGAGTCCACCTGTGGCCTTACCTTGCGTAACTTACTATTATAGTGTCATGGGAAACCACCACAGCCATGAAGAGAAGGGTGAGAAGCAGGAAAAGGGCGGAAGCGGACTGAACACGCCGAGAGGGGGTTCTCGGCGCGGGACTGTCACATCTGTGCCAAAATCAGGTTCTGGAGCTGATATCCAGGAGCCAGAGAAGCCTCAGACGTCCATGGTGCCCGTGGAGAAGCTTGGGAAGGTGAGTGAGTGCTAGCGATGGTTGTCAAGGCTGTTTCATGGTTGCCCTGTCACCGCGTGACGGAGGCGATTTGTTTGCTTTGGCTTATAAAGAGTGGCCTCGGAATGTCTGCCGTTAATTATTTACGTCTGTCATCCTTATTACGGTTATTGATCCTTAACTGAGACATTTCGCGTGGTATGTTAGAAGTTATGGAGTCTAATGTGTCATCAAATAGTCATAGATAATTTAAAGTGGTGATAATATGGCAGCAAGGAATGTTTGTAAACAATCAAGataataaatgtttaatatGATAATTTCTACAATAATTACACTTATTGTGTCCTGCCTGAAGCAAAGGTTGTATACCTAAATGTTTGAAACTTAAAACAAGATAAATTATACTTCTTTGCAAATAAAATTGAACAAGATTAGAAACTCAAAAAAACATGTTATTGAAGCTAGTGTAATCTTAACAAATGAAACATATATAACAACATCTAAATAATCATTAACAAAAACGTTtcgaaatatttacattatattttaaaaacatattgcTGTAAAAGACATCGatctaaaataacaaaagatatatataaatatgaccAACCagcatttataatttatttaagcaGTTGTTTAAACATAAGGTAGGTATGTAGAAAACCTGCTCTAAATGATTTGTTCTAGaaggattttttattttgttgatcAAATATTGGCTAAGCCAACACTCCATAGAGTAAAATAACATGAAAAGACCTTGattaaatacattattatactgtgtattattttattatttgtttatagttctaataaaaattacatgttttattatcATGATAATTAATTGTTCAATCTAAAGTAgtaaaatttttgatatatctTGTTGACTTTAGATTCTGAATGGATGATGTAATGTTTTATCGTAGAACATTTCCACAACCGGCTCGCACCTCTATTGAACCAATTAAcactttattattatagcctctttatttccataactcttttttagtttctgttaaaatatgtttttatgctGTTGTTTCTGTTGTTTTTCCTCCTTTCGTGAGGTATGGATCCCgtttgggtaaaggcctcctcccatTTCTTCCATAAATACACACTTTATACACAACCAAAACAATGTGGTCTTTGATGAAAACGAAACAGAGCTCATATTGGTTTGCAAGAGCAAATCACGTGCAGAAAATAAAGTGAACCTGTGTGTTCCTgtagttatagttcgtttttttagcattagatagaacttgcaagaaggtaagcgatcttgacatgtcttttaattgaaaaacgctttttaaaattcaaaaactattaggtacttatgaaagcagaagaatataaatgatcgtattagattcataattgttacatatttgccgtaacttatttttaaaatgtgtttttcaattaaaagacacatcaagattgtttaccaatttctaatgctaaaaaaactataacTATAACTATAGGTACAATACGAATGAAGAAATCAGATAAATGGTTGCATGCTGTGTGGTTTTATAGGATCTTTTTCTATAAATGCTCCGCAAGGATTGAATTGCCTGCCAAAGTTTTCTCTAGGGACTGCAATATAGGGTTTTTCTAAAAAAGGAGTGTGCAGGTTTCAGGTttatgcagttttgtttctttttaaaaataaaggaatgtctcttttaagtaaaatgagccagcttaaggatttgaGGTAGTTTccttccagggcccgacttatctttccaccctgtatatttatgAGTAAGCTACAATCTACATATTATTGATAATGACTGTATtaaaatcgtcgggtgacatgcaaaagtcactaagtactatcagaaaattaaagtaacaatgcactattattacacttgtaacacggtttattgtccaataatttcaatggcgttagttagtgacttttgcttgtcacccgacgaaatgttAAAAATCTTAGAATATATCTTGACAGCAGCAAGAGATAAGACTTATACACGAGACATAAACTAGGATGATCTACATGAGTCATACCTAAATATACTGTTCTCATGTGATTGCCTACCTATAAAATTGCTGAGTTGGGTTCATTTTGTGATGCATACTTAATGATTTCTTCTTTTCTTGCTGttgttgtctgtacatgttCGGACATGTTTTGTGATTGTCACaaataaatatcttttatttttacaaaaaaaacttttacaataaaatattcttGCATACCCCGACCCTAACTAGATGATAACTATACAATATCATCGCTTTAATTATCTGAGAGTAGGTATACTAAAATAaagtatattaataatttaaaatccaTAAAATCATAAaccattgtttttattttgctgtaagttttaaatattaatattgttgtctgGTACTGATAACTGAGCCCTATCATAATTAGTGCACGTCATCAGCCTCGCCATAATCTGTCAAGCTCAGGACTAAGATGGTTATCATGTCATTGTCACAGTAATCTGAGTAAATTAATGCCTGATTTGTTTAGTTTGTGATCATTGGGTTGAGGAGACAGTgcattattgtatttatttactaatacttattatttctattctggcttttaaagtattttattatttaaaaaaaacttttaaacaaaatattctttattcaaGAAGACTTTATTTGTGATTCgagtttggtaaaataatttccGACAACGATATACAACAAGATAAACACCGGCAACGCGTATGTGAAACCCTGCACACGTTCGTTGGCTACGGCAACCGCCTACTTCAGACGGGCTATATTCTCATTTGTCACAGACCTAATAATACAACTGGCTTCAGTATTCCAAATAAGGTTAAGACCGGTCATCCGTGTTTACGGTACGGGGGAAACTGAGGAAAGATGGATCGCTGGGAAAAAGTGCGCGTGCACTTCCAAGTCAATAGCTTAAAGTTTTCCATCGTCGGTATACAGGAGAGCAGGATCAAGAAGAGGAAAACTGCGGCTCCTACTTGCAAGGTACATACAGAAAATAAACCGGAATTAAGAAGTTGGAAAACGATTGTGGCAATGCAATAAATAGACGTCTTGTTTTTTTCTCACGTTTTAATCGAAAGAGCTTGTGATTCTGGGCAGAGATAACATACTTACCTAAAATTTggtaaatatacttacctagttGTATATAAAAAGCATGAAATCAATTCCCATTTTTTACATATGAGTAATTTTACATAAGTAGTGCCCGGcgccatagaataaataatagtacagtgaaacctggataagtgagacttCAAGGGACGCGCAgctttgtctcacttaaagaggttttccacttatcCTGGCTCTCAGTTAGCccggtacaaataaatttctgtctcatttacagagggtcccattaatagaAGTGAAAATACAGGATATacctcagttatagaggtggttgaatttattttgaatgattttccaaaggatacatttttttcaattaaatttgatacggacttcattttgtcttagaaatttattaaatgaaaatttgtttattcttgttacttgtcaagatttcagctttcgtttcgatagttttaactacataaAGTAACTAAATGAAACTACTTGAAGTAGTTTAGACTCAATTAGAGGattggatagactaagagttagtaagaatacggaaatagatcaataaagtccaagttagagaggtcatagattgacgttatctcagatacagaggtaattcgtatacaaatctaaaaaaacaattaggaaaatgtaatcttataaatatagtctcagtaaaagaggtaaaatacactcactgtctcaattatagaggtaaatgtgactataaaatcacaataactaatctcagttatagaggttcgttttatctcactaacagagtaattcagtgctaaagtgtcgggaccgcaccatgagtcccagctatagaggtttttcacttatccaggtcccacttaaccaggtttcactgtattaggtacagaagactcactctctaacaaaacgcgtctgttacgatcagcacagatatggccgctaggtggcgacagcgccacgcgcggcttaaggcaaaccccaaaattggggccgaacggatgtacttttagctacctgtagcaaagcgacgaaatcgcggagtgatccACGCCTGCCGGCGCCCACAATCGCCACGGCACGACAAGGAATCCTTTGTAATATTGCCGAGGCGTCATCAGGCATGCCGAAATCCCTTAGGGTCTtaataaagtaatttaaaagTTAGCTTTAAGGgtcttaataaataaaacaaacataattttgagttacgttaatattacgaaattataatatttagctATACGGTCAAAAGTTGCTTGAAATGGTTCGTGTATAACACACGGCCGCCGCGTCGCCAGTTCTCTTCTTTTGAACTTGgtttgacacgctgccgcgtgtagATAATAAGTTACCTGATATAAGACATTATACAGTCGATTTTTTATTGACATGAATCAGCCTTGTGCTATAAACACACATTCGATCATGACCACGGTCAATGTAATACTAACACTAACTGACCGGAACTGACCgacggtggaccttattacctTTGCTATAAGGGTTACAAATAGCCAGTTAACAGTGTGATATTGTCAatcgtgtaaaagtgcccttgtggcctatttgctgaataaatgttgatgttgatgttgatgttgatgttgaatCAATACCAGGAAAGCGATGGCTGTCAGATGTTCACGATTGTCCTGTAGCTATTTGGGGGTCCCTTCCTTAAAATTATCAAGGTTTATTGTTGTCATTGATTGGTTAAAAAAGGCAGCGTAACATTAAGTTGAGTCTTTAAAAATTTGACGCTAAGAATGGCACGAATATCTGCAGTAGGCACGCCCACAACGCATTAAATGCTTGTTTTATATATATACGTACGATGTACCTAAATGCTCTGTATATTTTACATTCGCGTACTAAAAGCCCCATATGACGTAGGTACTTAAGAGGTACTTTAAGCTGGTAAACATGATAAACGTATATTTCTTTCTTGTCCACAGCTTCTCGCGCAAAGATCTCAAAAAGAAGATGGCGTTAACGGCGTTACAGAGAAATCGTTTACAGTAAGTGTCATTCATAAACGACAAACATCTTATtacttgttattattatttgaaaGTAAGTGTGAACTTTATTAAAGAGCTCAAAAACTCATACTTTTAAAACTGACACGGAACGTAATCGCGTACAGTTAGACCAAGCCAAGTGGATGATAGTAATACATTTAAGCACACAGTCACCATAGGGTCTATTcctatttagttattaaaattGGATCTCTTACTATTGGATCTCTTACTATTTAACCATTAGGAATTCAAATTTAAATAGTTTGAAATTCACCTTATAAACGCCAGTCCATTCAAAATTTccaaaactaataaaaacattGTTATTTGCAGAAATATCTGTTCCCCATGTATCCAGAACTAGCTCACCAGTTCTACGCGTACATCCACAAAGTGGGCAAGTGCAAGAACCAGCACATCCCGGCGTCCGTCTTCAGGGTGCAGTGCGAGAAGATACTCGCCATGTTGGACGACGCGGCCATTATAGAGACTTACGTCAGGTAATACTTCTATAGTGTACCCCGAGCTGGCCCACCAGCTCTACGCATACATCCACAAAGTGGGCAAGTGCAAGAACCAGCACATCTCGGCGTCCGTCTTCAGGGTGCAGTGCGAGAAGATACTCGCCATGTTGGACGACGCGGCCATTATAGAGACTTACGTCAGGTAATACTACTACAGTGTACTCCGACCTGGCCCACCAGTTCTACACATACATCCACACAGTGGGCAAGTGCAAGAACCAGCACATCCCGGCGTCCGTGTTCAGGGTGCAGTGCGAGAAGATACTCGCCATGTTGGACGACGCGGCCATTATAGAGACTTACGTCAGGTAATACTACTATAGTGTACCCCGAGCTGGCCCATCAGTTCTCCGCGTACATCCACACAGTGGGCAAGTGCAAGAACCAGCACATCCCGGCGTCCCGTCTTCAGGGTGCAGTGCGAGAAGATACTCGGCATGTTGGACGACGCGGCCATTATAGAGACTTACGTCAGGTAATACTACTATAGTGTACCCCGAGCTGGCCCACCAGTTCTACACATACATCCATACAGTGGGCAAGTGCAAGAACCAGCACATCCCGGCGTCCGTCTTCAGGGTGCAGTGCGAGAAGATACTCGCCATGTTGGACGACGCGGCCATTATAGAGACTTACGTCAGGTAATACTACTACAGTGTACCCCGTGCTGGCCCACCAGTTCTACACATACATCCACACAGTGGGCAAGTGCAAGAACCAGCACATCCCGGCGTCCGTCTTCAGGGTGCAGTGCGAGAAGATACTCGCCATGTTGGACGATGCGGCCATTATAGAGACTTACGTCAGGTAATACTACGACAGTGTACCCCGTGCTGGCCCACCAGTTGTACGCATACATCCACACAGTGGGCAAGTGCAAGAACCAGCACATCCCGGCGTCCGTCTTCAGGGTGCAGTGCGAGAAGATACTCGCCATGTTGGACGACGCGGCCATTATAGAGACTTACGTCAGGTATTCCAGTCTAATTAACTCCCTTATTAGAATAATATAAAACGGAAAAACTGAACCACTACCACTAGTTTTggcattgacagatacgctcgcgtctaagtaacttactttctatgcatctcgctcgtactcgtatattagtgcaagcgagatgtatagaaagtaatttacgtagacgcgagcgtatctgtcaatgtcaaaactggtggtagccgtactgtcTTATTTCTCGAATTTATTGAGAAATTAAGTAGAAATGTTCAATGTCCAGTTTACCTCTTTGAGAGACTCCGCTGACTCCGTTTCACCTCAATGAATTGGAATATCTTCGTTTCGCTTCGTTTAACAAGAAATGTCTCCGTTGCAAAATACTCTTTAGTAGATAGTAAAGAAATAATTCAGAGCATTTAAAAGTTTTAAGAAGCCATGAAAAAAACTAGGATAAGCAAGCTGGTATTTTCTATTAGACTCCGTACTTTGACTTATCATGGACTTAGGTACAACTAAATACATGcattcttctgccaaaccacaGAGCGGTTTGTTGGCAGGCGAGGCTCCAATAAGTTTATGTAAGTCCACACTTACATAAACTAAGTTATAAGTTTATGTAAGTCCATACTTACATAAACTTATATTGAGGATaacgctttatttttttattatcattacatatttatttatatgtcgtGAACAGGATGTTTTCCGTAGAAGAGGAAGAAGAAGGGACAGTGTCAGCGGCAGCCCTGCGCGCTCTGCTCTACACTAGCTACAAACTATCCATGGACCACTACCCTGATGGGCCGCAGACCTGTCTTGCGGTGGGTATATCATGAATTTCATTGAAATAGTTTATTGACATATATGAATTACATTATTTCAAGTTCTTCAGAGGTGTAAATGTTATACATAATACAGACGTTCTCAACTGTTTCCTCCGACCGCAATTATTTTTTCTTCAAAACAGATCGATGTTCTCTCTCGTCAGACTGTTtcgctttatttatttttcatatctGTGCAGTTGAATTTTGGAGCAGAAGTGAGAACTAAATCTCGATTTATGAGATGTTTACTTATGATTTTAATTGAAACTGTAAAAACGGATCCTCCTTCTCATCTCTTAATGTCTGTATTGTTTAGAAATAGTTGATCATTCAAAAGTAGAATTATTGTAAGacgtagtaggtacttacctatatggTAAATAATATGCTGATGATCAGGCGTTTGTTTGCAGATAAACAAGGTGCTAAACTCGGTGGTGAACGGCTGCTTCAACAAGAAGGACTCCCACTCCGTGGGTTTTGTGGTGCGCTGGCTGGAGCAGCATTGCCACCGTCTCATCTTTCCTGTGCACAGGTAAAATGGACCTGCTATTGTGATATGTGCGTATATTATTCATTTTTGTGCTGATAATATCTTCCTTTTTCAAGTTATCCATGTCAATGAGGCCTAACACTTTTTAGTATGATTATTTTTCTGTACAGTATAATAATAAATGAACTTTATAGCCTGGGTCTAAATTCTTTTCGATGTCTTTTGTCTGACCACTCTACCACCTTTTTATTTCTGGAGTGCTATTGCATATCTTTCTAGCTGTAGATGAAGTTTTACttatgaaaaatttaaaaataaaataaccctATACAAAAAGCTCCACTCCGTCACATTAAATGGGGACAAAAAACAAGAAAGCGAAAAGAATTTTGACGCGCCTGATTTATTTTCTTGAACGTTTTCTGAATCCTTACTTGTTAAAAATTGCATGATGAAATCCTTGAAAATACAAAGCAACATAAACATCCCGTCCTATTGCAGATACTGTGTCCACATGCTCGCCACCCGCCACCGCGACATCTCCGCGCACGTGGAGTCAGACGGAGCCGGCGCGGGACTCGAACTGGCGACCCCTGTTCTAGAACGGGCGAGGGCTGGCGTCGGCAACTTGCTGCCCGCTAGTGGGGCTTGGTTGTTGGCTGGTACCGCCCCTCCACTCTACAGTAGACCGGTACAGCCTCCCCCACTACCGCATCACGGTTAGTAacgtagagtcatatgtagagtcgcAAACTAACAGGAGGGACCGTTACAGCTGCCATTGCTGCCACAACATAGTATACGTACGAGTACGTAGAGCCGTATGTAGAGCAAGAGCAGGACTAGAACTGGCTACTCCAGTACTTTTAGCTGGTACCGGCCCACCAAATCCCACCATTATAGTCACCATAGCACGGTCAGTAACGTAGAGCCGTATGTAAAGTAACTAACTACATAACAACATACGGGCAACGGGTGGATCAGATACAGGACTCGAACTAAACATGGTTGTGTTAGCGCGAGCACCACGGTGGAACCGAAATATATACCTAGCTTCAACGTGCAGAAAAACTCAAGGAGCTAGAAATTATATCGAAAATTACAATAACGTGTAGTaaatttgaaacttttgaatTTATCGCATGAAGTGTTTTAATAAGTGGCTACCGCAGAAGAGCTGTAGCtttacaaaattaaatcaaGCTACGTTTACTACATTTTAACGAAAGTTTTACATACATTGAATACTTGAGTTTctcttttaacacattcactgcccccgacgcgcATGTGCGTCCaacgtcatacaagtttgttcctatgccacgccccctggcagggAATGCGTTAACCAAGATCTTATAATTAAGTGAAATACTTGTGCTCAACAGATTTGGCATCAACAAGCGATCCACAGAGTAAGTTGGGCCCGTTAGCGACCCACAGAGAATGCTGTTCGGAGCACTACCTAAATACGGAATCCGTGGCTAGCACTGGACTATGATTTATGATGGatcttcaatttaaaacttGGTTTAACCGTTTTCATTTGTTaatctgtggccctagtgaaagaGGGTACAAGTCTGACgcagcttaggagtaaaagggcgtaggtgttacttggaacttatacccatttacaaCCGCGCTGCCCGAAACATGtaccttttttcactagggacacagaAATATATGATTCATTtgatatttccagcacaattaCATAGTTTTTAATTGGAGATTCTCACAAACCCTtcgtagttttattttattaagcatgGTCACGATCGAGCATTAGACTAGCTACTAGAGAACTCATATCAAGAGAATGGATGTTTATACTTGTCTCTACTGAATCGTCATTTGTTTCACgaattttataataatgtgACATTCAAAGCATTTCAAATTGAATGAAC
Encoded here:
- the LOC134674702 gene encoding uncharacterized protein LOC134674702; translation: MGNHHSHEEKGEKQEKGGSGLNTPRGGSRRGTVTSVPKSGSGADIQEPEKPQTSMVPVEKLGKLLAQRSQKEDGVNGVTEKSFTKYLFPMYPELAHQFYAYIHKVGKCKNQHIPASVFRVQCEKILAMLDDAAIIETYVRMFSVEEEEEGTVSAAALRALLYTSYKLSMDHYPDGPQTCLAINKVLNSVVNGCFNKKDSHSVGFVVRWLEQHCHRLIFPVHRYCVHMLATRHRDISAHVESDGAGAGLELATPVLERARAGVGNLLPASGAWLLAGTAPPLYSRPVQPPPLPHHAGTLASTAWLARLVCALPSHWAPLYNSNEHGLGANRFLHHTLNYRGPTLVVVAGGEDLKVVLACPQEWRDTHTYWGTADCALIQLFPTFSIVEHAPKMIYLNTSIRGYPKGLRAGSDPRKPLLIIEEGFDKMSFNSVPYTLRAIEVWGCGDQASRENQLEVKKWQVREAERQRQVKLSAADWIEHPDRYLLELAGRPQYNNSAS